A genome region from Candidatus Woesearchaeota archaeon includes the following:
- a CDS encoding DNA topoisomerase IV subunit A, with protein sequence MKWTRLKKMSKGKQADQKVLKEIDGVATDVYRKILDKMQPQLSMPLRSLQNVTYDPKLGYFELLGKFKERTLTASTVKTFAQTLKMMALSKELVRTDDIATKREAYYVSKNWGDARFNEQPESDMVMDDIESMLMVNREQIGFIPEEKGGDVSGKLVVIDVDPETGKEIEIDCTKFGSGAYSVPSSVEHLQFDTDAEFILAIETAGMYQRLVKHAYWKKAKCILVSLGGVPTRACRRFLRRLSDEKKIPVYGFTDCDPYGIANIYRTLKVGSGNSAHINKYFCVPKAKFLGVTPQDIIDYKLPTHPLKDIDIKRTQDAFKNDPFIKHYPEWQKALKLLITMKKRAEQQALAAQGLNFVISNYLPEKLEHPEKFLP encoded by the coding sequence ATGAAATGGACGAGGCTGAAGAAAATGAGTAAGGGCAAGCAGGCTGACCAAAAAGTGCTCAAGGAAATTGATGGAGTGGCCACTGATGTATACAGGAAAATCCTTGACAAGATGCAGCCGCAGCTGTCCATGCCGCTTCGCAGCCTCCAGAATGTCACATATGACCCTAAATTGGGCTACTTTGAGCTTTTGGGGAAATTCAAGGAAAGGACCCTCACAGCATCCACAGTCAAGACCTTTGCCCAGACACTGAAGATGATGGCGCTTTCAAAGGAGCTTGTCAGGACTGATGATATTGCGACTAAAAGAGAAGCGTATTATGTTTCAAAGAACTGGGGCGATGCAAGGTTCAATGAGCAGCCCGAATCTGACATGGTCATGGATGACATTGAATCAATGCTGATGGTCAACAGGGAGCAAATTGGATTTATTCCGGAAGAAAAGGGAGGCGATGTGTCAGGAAAGCTTGTTGTGATTGATGTTGACCCTGAAACAGGCAAGGAGATTGAGATTGACTGCACCAAATTTGGCTCAGGGGCTTATTCAGTGCCGAGCAGCGTCGAGCATCTCCAGTTTGACACAGATGCAGAATTTATACTGGCTATTGAAACAGCAGGTATGTACCAGAGGCTTGTGAAGCACGCTTACTGGAAAAAGGCAAAGTGCATACTTGTCTCCCTCGGAGGCGTTCCAACAAGGGCATGCAGAAGATTCCTCAGGAGGCTGAGCGACGAGAAAAAAATACCCGTTTATGGCTTCACTGACTGCGATCCCTATGGGATTGCAAATATCTACAGGACATTGAAAGTGGGGAGCGGAAATTCAGCACACATCAACAAGTATTTTTGCGTCCCAAAAGCCAAATTCCTCGGGGTCACGCCCCAGGATATCATTGACTACAAGCTGCCAACGCATCCCCTAAAGGATATTGATATCAAAAGGACACAGGATGCTTTCAAGAACGACCCTTTTATCAAGCATTACCCGGAATGGCAGAAGGCCCTGAAGCTTCTCATTACCATGAAGAAAAGGGCAGAGCAGCAGGCGCTTGCAGCACAAGGCCTTAATTTTGTCATAAGCAATTACCTGCCTGAAAAACTTGAGCATCCTGAGAAATTCCTGCCTTGA
- a CDS encoding DNA topoisomerase VI subunit B: MASKSNATDTGQSTADIAQEMASKRREISISEFFAKNRHLLGFDNKRKALLTTVKEAVDNSLDACEEAGILPEISVEIIEISEDHFRIIVEDNGPGIVKKQIPHVFAKLLYGSKFHKLSQSRGQQGIGISAAVMYAQLTTGRPAKITSRIGPKTDAHYYELHIDTQKNEPKILQESVVEWASEHGVKVELDIEASYQKGDQSVDQYMKETAIVNPHVTLIYTNPKAEQVIFTRVTDALPDKPKEIKPHPYGVELGILMQMLKNTETRTLQAFLTSEFSRVGPNTAKEICQNSSLMPNNKPRDMGREQVEHLINGIKKTKIIAPPTDCISPIGSELLERGLKKEINAEFFAAVTRPPSVYRGNPFTVEVGIAYGGAQGADQPANVLRFANRVPLLYEQGACSITKSIMQTMWRSYGLNQSQGALPVGPITIAVHIASVWVPFTSESKEAVAHYPEIIKEVKLALQEVGRKLSGYVSKKRRVGDELKKRSYIEKYIPHVAQALKEILALKDFEERKVESMLKEMLEKHRGKIEEVAEENLEYDEEFASIGKGKKTDEMDEAEENE, from the coding sequence ATGGCGAGCAAAAGTAATGCAACTGACACAGGACAGTCCACTGCCGACATAGCACAGGAAATGGCTTCAAAAAGGCGCGAGATTTCCATTTCTGAGTTCTTTGCAAAAAACCGCCATCTCCTTGGATTTGACAACAAAAGGAAGGCGCTCCTGACAACAGTCAAGGAAGCAGTTGACAACAGCCTGGACGCCTGCGAGGAGGCGGGAATATTGCCTGAAATTTCCGTGGAAATCATTGAGATTAGCGAAGACCATTTCAGGATAATTGTTGAGGACAATGGGCCCGGGATTGTAAAAAAACAGATCCCCCATGTTTTTGCAAAGCTGCTTTATGGAAGCAAATTCCACAAGCTTTCCCAGAGCAGGGGCCAGCAGGGAATCGGAATCTCAGCAGCAGTTATGTATGCACAGCTGACCACGGGAAGGCCTGCAAAAATCACATCCCGCATCGGGCCCAAAACTGATGCCCATTATTATGAGCTGCACATAGACACCCAAAAAAATGAGCCCAAGATATTGCAGGAATCCGTGGTTGAGTGGGCAAGCGAGCACGGGGTCAAGGTCGAGCTTGACATCGAGGCAAGCTATCAAAAAGGCGACCAAAGCGTTGACCAGTACATGAAGGAAACTGCAATTGTAAATCCGCATGTCACCCTAATCTATACCAATCCAAAAGCAGAGCAAGTGATATTCACTCGTGTAACAGATGCGCTTCCTGACAAGCCCAAGGAAATCAAACCGCACCCTTACGGAGTTGAGCTCGGGATTCTCATGCAAATGCTGAAAAATACAGAGACACGCACACTCCAGGCTTTCCTGACCAGCGAATTCTCCAGGGTTGGCCCAAACACTGCAAAGGAAATCTGCCAGAATTCCAGCCTTATGCCAAACAACAAGCCCCGGGATATGGGCAGGGAGCAGGTGGAGCATCTTATCAACGGCATAAAGAAAACCAAAATCATCGCACCTCCCACTGACTGCATTTCGCCAATCGGCTCAGAGCTTTTGGAAAGAGGCCTGAAAAAAGAGATTAACGCTGAATTTTTTGCAGCAGTAACGCGGCCACCATCAGTATACAGGGGGAACCCATTCACGGTGGAAGTTGGCATTGCATATGGCGGTGCACAGGGCGCGGACCAGCCAGCCAATGTCCTAAGATTTGCCAACAGGGTGCCGCTGCTTTACGAGCAGGGGGCGTGCTCAATAACAAAATCCATAATGCAGACAATGTGGAGGTCATATGGCCTGAACCAAAGCCAGGGCGCCCTGCCAGTCGGGCCGATCACAATCGCAGTCCATATTGCTTCAGTCTGGGTGCCATTCACATCGGAAAGCAAGGAGGCTGTGGCGCATTACCCTGAAATCATCAAGGAAGTCAAGCTGGCGCTTCAGGAGGTCGGCAGGAAACTGTCAGGCTATGTATCAAAGAAAAGGAGAGTCGGCGATGAGCTGAAAAAGAGAAGCTACATCGAGAAATACATCCCGCATGTCGCCCAGGCGCTCAAGGAAATTCTCGCACTAAAGGACTTCGAGGAAAGAAAAGTTGAATCAATGCTCAAGGAGATGCTGGAAAAGCACAGGGGCAAGATTGAGGAAGTTGCAGAAGAAAACCTTGAGTATGATGAAGAATTCGCAAGCATAGGAAAAGGAAAGAAAACAGATGAAATGGACGAGGCTGAAGAAAATGAGTAA
- a CDS encoding RNA-processing protein (similar to yeast Dim2p protein that is essential for 40S ribosomal subunit; structural studies show binding to 3' end of 16S rRNA in complex with archaeal IF2 alpha) has translation MTEYSYELKIPKERVAVLIGKNGEIKKYLEEQTKTRIQVDSAEGDVFVYGEDALSLFTLREIIRAIGRGFNPDIATLLLHSDYGLEILDLQEYASGRNHFLRLKGRVIGSEGKSRRTIEELTETYISVYGKTISIIGPVENLALARRAVDSLLEGSPHANVYKWLEGKRRDLKHSDMMMQAQKRETPNGEQK, from the coding sequence ATGACAGAGTATTCTTACGAACTGAAAATACCGAAGGAAAGGGTCGCGGTGCTAATAGGCAAGAATGGCGAGATAAAAAAATACCTTGAAGAGCAGACAAAGACCCGCATACAGGTGGATTCAGCTGAAGGCGATGTGTTTGTTTATGGCGAGGATGCCCTCTCTCTTTTTACCCTGCGCGAAATTATTCGCGCAATTGGAAGGGGCTTTAACCCGGACATAGCAACTCTGCTCCTGCATTCGGATTATGGGCTTGAAATCCTCGACCTGCAAGAGTATGCGTCGGGCAGAAACCATTTTCTCAGGCTTAAAGGCAGGGTCATCGGCTCAGAGGGCAAATCCAGGCGGACAATTGAGGAGCTGACAGAAACATATATATCTGTCTATGGAAAAACCATCAGCATAATCGGCCCTGTTGAGAATTTGGCCCTTGCGAGGCGCGCTGTGGATTCGCTTTTGGAGGGCAGCCCGCACGCAAACGTCTATAAGTGGCTTGAGGGCAAAAGAAGGGACTTAAAGCACAGCGACATGATGATGCAGGCACAAAAGAGGGAAACACCAAATGGCGAGCAAAAGTAA
- a CDS encoding serine protein kinase RIO: protein MPNKAKEKFKTYGNVFDNFTVTTLQKLIDQGHFLGLASPLSIGKEANIFSGKTAKGFVAVKIYRLESCDFNRMYDYLKFDVRYPSIKRGKRNIVFAWTQREYRNTLLAREGGVSVPKPITRMNNVMVEELIGDAESGHAAMKLKQLIPADPEEFFGHVLANMKKLHDAGIVHGDLSEYNILSVDEYPVFIDFSQGISMNSPNAMELLERDVRNIAKYFSKLGANVDEKKMLGKITGKTG from the coding sequence ATGCCAAACAAAGCAAAAGAAAAGTTCAAGACTTACGGCAATGTATTCGACAATTTCACAGTCACCACACTGCAAAAGCTCATAGACCAGGGGCATTTTCTTGGGCTGGCAAGCCCCCTTTCAATAGGAAAAGAGGCCAATATCTTCTCAGGCAAAACTGCCAAAGGCTTTGTGGCTGTGAAGATTTATCGCCTGGAAAGCTGCGACTTCAACAGGATGTATGACTACCTGAAATTCGATGTCCGCTACCCTTCCATAAAAAGGGGAAAAAGAAACATCGTTTTTGCCTGGACCCAGCGGGAATACAGGAATACCCTTTTGGCAAGGGAGGGCGGAGTCAGCGTGCCAAAGCCTATTACACGGATGAACAATGTAATGGTTGAGGAGCTGATCGGCGATGCAGAGTCGGGCCATGCAGCAATGAAGCTTAAGCAGCTTATCCCTGCTGACCCGGAGGAATTTTTTGGGCATGTGCTTGCAAACATGAAAAAACTCCATGACGCAGGGATTGTGCACGGCGATCTGAGCGAATACAACATACTTAGCGTGGATGAATATCCTGTTTTCATTGATTTTTCCCAGGGAATTTCCATGAACAGCCCCAATGCAATGGAACTGCTGGAGCGGGACGTGAGGAACATAGCAAAATACTTTTCCAAGCTTGGCGCAAACGTCGATGAGAAAAAAATGCTCGGGAAAATTACAGGGAAGACGGGGTAA
- a CDS encoding DNA primase gives MGKISPVSAKYIVHSTIEIEGIVDKPDVIGAIFGQTEGLLGADLELRELQRSGRIGRIEVNSDTRGGKTQGAIIIPSSLDKAETAIVAAALEIIQRIGPCNAKIKVDKIEDVRVSKRKFVIDRAKELLKNLMDTSLPDSQELADEVSYSVRVMEATEYGKDRLPAGPMVDDSDEIIVVEGRADVLNLLKHGFKNVIAINGTSIPETIIELSSKKTITAFVDGDRGGDLILKELVTVAEIDFVTKAMDGKEVEEITKKEIHKALRSRIAVEQIKMELAKEQPRIMQQANQSRDSQDQGFRRGNLRDNRDRRGPMMRQGVSARPAGPPPQYAAQRKPQKMHPDAKKTLKEMSEDLIGTRGAYILDEKLNILGKVPFTELSSTLKSLNTGVYAIVFDGSIDKQLVLIAERLNVSFLIGMENAVRPQETKIELMTLSDLE, from the coding sequence ATGGGAAAAATAAGCCCGGTATCAGCAAAATATATAGTGCACTCTACAATAGAAATTGAAGGCATCGTCGACAAGCCAGATGTCATCGGTGCAATCTTCGGGCAAACCGAAGGGCTTCTTGGGGCAGACCTTGAATTAAGGGAGCTGCAAAGGAGCGGCAGGATTGGGAGGATTGAGGTTAACTCAGACACAAGAGGGGGGAAAACACAGGGAGCAATAATCATCCCTTCAAGCCTTGACAAGGCAGAAACAGCAATTGTGGCTGCAGCCCTGGAAATTATCCAGCGCATTGGCCCCTGCAATGCCAAGATAAAGGTTGACAAAATTGAGGATGTCAGGGTAAGCAAGAGAAAATTTGTCATAGACAGGGCAAAAGAGCTTCTGAAAAACCTGATGGATACATCATTGCCTGATTCGCAGGAATTGGCTGATGAAGTTTCATATTCGGTCAGGGTTATGGAAGCCACGGAATATGGCAAGGACAGGCTCCCGGCGGGCCCAATGGTCGATGATTCTGACGAGATAATTGTGGTTGAAGGCAGGGCAGATGTCCTTAACCTGCTCAAGCATGGGTTCAAGAATGTGATTGCTATCAATGGCACCAGCATTCCCGAGACCATAATTGAGCTGAGCTCCAAGAAAACTATCACAGCTTTTGTTGATGGTGACAGGGGCGGGGACCTTATCCTAAAGGAACTGGTCACTGTTGCTGAAATAGACTTTGTCACAAAGGCCATGGATGGCAAGGAAGTTGAGGAAATCACAAAGAAGGAAATTCACAAGGCATTGAGGAGCAGGATTGCTGTTGAACAGATTAAGATGGAGCTGGCAAAGGAACAGCCAAGGATTATGCAGCAGGCCAACCAAAGCCGTGACTCGCAGGACCAGGGCTTCAGGAGAGGCAACCTAAGGGACAACAGGGACAGGCGGGGACCGATGATGAGGCAGGGTGTTTCAGCCAGGCCGGCAGGCCCGCCGCCGCAATACGCAGCCCAGCGAAAGCCCCAGAAAATGCACCCGGATGCCAAAAAAACACTCAAGGAAATGTCTGAGGACCTGATTGGCACAAGAGGAGCATATATCCTGGACGAAAAGCTCAATATTTTGGGCAAGGTGCCTTTCACTGAGTTAAGCTCAACGCTCAAAAGCCTTAACACAGGCGTCTATGCCATTGTATTTGATGGCTCTATAGACAAGCAGCTTGTGCTGATTGCGGAGAGGCTGAATGTCAGCTTCCTGATTGGCATGGAAAATGCTGTAAGGCCACAGGAAACAAAGATTGAGCTTATGACACTGAGTGACCTTGAGTAA
- a CDS encoding SurA N-terminal domain-containing protein, whose translation MVNKMAKSRKSKKNGKRNSTRNFILGLIILFLVVAIVVTLTSDLNPPKDEEAVAATVNGEKIYSEYLDAQYEKVPEQLRASYTKQVLLDQIIDRVLVFQEAAKAGISVTEDEIQAVIDEISRDLPEGKTLEEALTEDSLALDDVKVEIQQQLLLSKFLEEKVFLNIGITAQEIDNFAKESFEGIELTNETRQQIERFLLLQKQKDAYSRFINQTRASSEIVILIGGEAETETAAAETSETAPAQEDEETAPEEEEAAAASTEGQETPGSAEEATEASAVPISLADCLKEKKAILYGSEKCTFTTEQIALFGEEAGKINFFECNDADGYISGECAALGIDLYPTWSIDGKSYKGMQTLEQLKALSDC comes from the coding sequence ATGGTAAATAAAATGGCCAAATCCAGAAAATCCAAGAAGAATGGAAAGCGCAATTCAACCAGGAATTTCATTTTAGGCCTAATCATACTTTTTTTGGTTGTTGCAATAGTTGTGACGCTAACCAGCGACCTGAATCCGCCTAAGGATGAGGAAGCTGTTGCTGCCACAGTCAACGGAGAAAAAATTTATTCTGAATATCTTGATGCCCAGTACGAAAAGGTGCCTGAGCAGCTCAGGGCAAGCTATACAAAGCAGGTCCTTCTTGACCAGATAATTGACAGGGTCCTTGTATTCCAGGAGGCTGCCAAGGCAGGCATTTCTGTGACTGAGGATGAAATCCAGGCTGTTATTGATGAGATTTCCAGGGATTTGCCGGAGGGGAAAACCCTTGAAGAAGCCCTGACAGAAGACAGCCTCGCCCTTGATGATGTCAAGGTTGAAATCCAGCAGCAGCTCCTGCTGTCCAAATTCCTCGAGGAGAAAGTTTTCCTGAATATCGGGATTACAGCCCAGGAAATCGATAATTTTGCCAAGGAGTCCTTTGAGGGCATTGAGCTTACAAATGAAACAAGGCAGCAGATTGAAAGGTTCCTGCTTCTACAGAAGCAGAAGGATGCATATTCCAGGTTTATCAACCAGACCAGGGCAAGCTCTGAGATTGTCATTTTAATTGGCGGAGAAGCAGAAACTGAGACAGCAGCTGCGGAAACCTCAGAGACCGCACCAGCACAGGAAGACGAAGAAACTGCTCCTGAGGAAGAAGAGGCCGCTGCCGCATCCACAGAAGGGCAGGAAACGCCAGGCTCAGCTGAAGAAGCCACTGAAGCGTCTGCTGTGCCAATAAGCCTGGCAGACTGCCTGAAGGAGAAAAAAGCCATTCTTTATGGCTCAGAAAAATGCACATTCACAACAGAGCAAATTGCATTGTTCGGGGAGGAGGCAGGCAAAATCAATTTCTTTGAGTGCAATGATGCCGATGGCTACATAAGCGGGGAATGCGCTGCCCTTGGCATTGACCTTTATCCAACCTGGTCAATCGACGGCAAATCATATAAGGGAATGCAGACACTGGAGCAGCTCAAGGCATTATCCGACTGCTAG